A region of Solea solea chromosome 7, fSolSol10.1, whole genome shotgun sequence DNA encodes the following proteins:
- the rnaset2l gene encoding ribonuclease T2-like, which translates to MRSPVLPLLLSFFLLQVLVSATHWEDYKYGHQDLEPHNKTSYCTWKCLLFTLQWPGGFCQSLNNKTACRIPQSISNWTIHGLWPVRAKHCCSCWPMFHSDVQELEAELNEQWPSFVKTKSSFHFWRDEWKKHGVCAGCVEGMNSPHRYFQICLKLRGRFNIYKILEDGGIVPSCERPYKVEEVQSILAPHLGKIHEIQCVTDSKEREVWFQVKVPLAQNLTLGCHDDTEKDHGTGAGASPGWIPSPGHPCPPQLPFYYFPINYKQPQQPCD; encoded by the exons ATGAGGAGCCCggtgctgcctctgctgctcagCTTCTTCCTGCTGCAGGTGCTCGTCAGCGCCACACACTGGGAGGACTATAAATATGGCCATCAAGACCTAGAgccacacaacaaaacatcatACTGCACCTGGAAATGTCTCCTGTTCACGCTGCAATGGCCCGGAGGTTTCTGTCAG TCTCTGAACAACAAGACAGCATGCAGGATTCCTCAGAGCATCAGCAACTGGACCATCCACGgcctgtg gcctGTTCGAGCCaaacactgctgcagctgctggccAATGTTTCACTCTGATGTCCAG GAGCTGGAGGCGGAGCTGAATGAACAATGGCCGTCCTTCGTGAAAACCAAAAGCAGCTTCCACTTCTG GAGAGACGAGTGGAAGAAACACGGAGTGTGTGCAGGCTGTGTCGAAGGCATGAACTCTCCTCACAGATACTTTCAGATCTGCCTCAAACTACGAGGACGGTTCAATATCTACAA AATTCTGGAGGACGGCGGCATCGTTCCATCCTGCGAGCGACCGTACAAG gtTGAAGAGGTGCAGAGTATCCTCGCTCCACATCTGGGCAAAATACACGAGATacagtgtgtgactgacagtaaG gAGAGAGAGGTGTGGTTTCAGGTGAAAGTTCCTTTGGCTCAAAACCTGACCCTCGGCTGCCATGACGACACAGAAAAGGACCATGGCACTGGTGCTGGTGCTAGCCCGGGATGGATCCCATCTCCCGGACATCCCTGTCCTCCTCAGCTCCCGTTCTACTACTTCCCCATAAACTAcaagcagccacagcagccgTGTGACTGA
- the LOC131462403 gene encoding cytochrome c oxidase subunit 7A2, mitochondrial produces MNHLLKVPLLARRAFSSSARQMKNRVPEAQKIFQEDNGLPVHLKGGTRDVLFYRATMTLTIGGTFYSLYLLFMAAMPQKKH; encoded by the exons ATGAATCACCTACTG aAAGTTCCACTTTTGGCCAGACGTGCCTTCAGCAGCTCCGCCAGACAAATGAAGAACAGAGTCCCTGAGGCCCAGAAAATCTTCCAG GAGGACAATGGACTGCCGGTCCACCTGAAGGGAGGAACCCGTGATGTTCTTTTTTACCGAGCCACCATGACTCTGACCATCGGag gaaCCTTCTACAGTCTGTACTTGCTGTTCATGGCCGCGATGCCTCAGAAGAAACATTAG